In Candidatus Mycalebacterium zealandia, one DNA window encodes the following:
- the truA gene encoding tRNA pseudouridine(38-40) synthase TruA, translating into MKNIKIIVEYEGTNYSGWQRQKNSYETIQEKIENALLKITNEKTSVAGSGRTDAGVHAIGQVANFLTSSTMSEEKLCKALNSVLPRDITVKSLEEVSAGFHPRVCSKKKTYFYKILNRAAPPALDRKTCWYIPQQLDVDLMNAACACLTGKHDFAVFANADASVKTTVRTIFSANIKRDGDFIIFTVSSDGFLKRMVRLIVGTLVRVGRKTLTVRGFEKILKSGEKTRDVVAAPPQGLFLENVEY; encoded by the coding sequence TTGAAAAATATAAAAATAATAGTTGAATACGAAGGCACTAATTACAGCGGCTGGCAAAGACAGAAAAACTCCTACGAAACAATTCAGGAAAAAATAGAAAACGCCCTGCTGAAAATCACGAATGAAAAAACATCGGTTGCGGGCTCGGGCAGAACGGATGCGGGCGTTCACGCGATCGGTCAGGTCGCAAATTTTCTCACTTCGTCAACAATGAGCGAGGAAAAACTCTGCAAGGCGCTCAATTCGGTTTTGCCGCGCGACATAACGGTAAAATCTCTTGAGGAAGTCTCCGCAGGTTTTCATCCGCGCGTCTGCTCAAAGAAAAAAACATATTTTTACAAAATACTCAACCGTGCCGCGCCGCCCGCTCTGGACAGAAAAACATGCTGGTATATACCGCAACAGCTGGATGTGGATTTAATGAACGCGGCGTGCGCCTGCCTTACGGGAAAACATGATTTTGCCGTGTTCGCGAATGCGGACGCGAGTGTTAAAACAACCGTGAGAACGATTTTTTCCGCGAATATAAAACGGGATGGAGACTTTATAATTTTTACGGTTTCCTCGGATGGATTTCTCAAACGCATGGTGAGGCTTATTGTCGGAACGCTTGTGCGCGTGGGCAGGAAAACATTGACCGTCAGAGGTTTTGAAAAAATCCTGAAAAGCGGTGAAAAAACCCGCGATGTTGTCGCCGCGCCGCCGCAGGGTTTGTTTCTTGAAAATGTTGAATATTAA